Proteins encoded by one window of Halictus rubicundus isolate RS-2024b chromosome 18, iyHalRubi1_principal, whole genome shotgun sequence:
- the LOC143362890 gene encoding uncharacterized protein LOC143362890, with protein MKLLSFSWDLFQWESFRDQFCALVHDSTRISKVRKMQYLKSCLSGDAAKMLDLAPITEASYDGAWTALERRFCNQRILTSAHMRRLISYPSMVKAQPSEIKRLLDELRQTQRAFQALKKPVKKWDSSTTTSLLILVD; from the coding sequence ATGAAGCTCCTATCGTTCTCTTGGGACCTGTTTCAATGGGAAAGCTTCAGAGACCAGTTTTGCGCGTTGGTCCATGATTCCACCCGCATCTCGAAGGTACGGAAGATGCAGTACCTCAAGTCCTGCCTGTCTGGAGACGCAGCCAAGATGTTGGACCTTGCTCCCATCACTGAGGCCAGCTACGATGGAGCCTGGACGGCCCTGGAGAGGCGGTTCTGCAACCAACGCATCCTCACGTCGGCACACATGAGACGTTTGATTTCCTATCCGTCTATGGTGAAGGCTCAGCCGTCGGAAATCAAACGCTTGTTGGACGAGTTGCGACAAACTCAGCGGGCATTCCAAGCGCTGAAAAAACCAGTCAAGAAGTGGGACTCCTCCACCACGACTTCTTTGCTCATCCTCGTTGACTAA